A genome region from Brassica oleracea var. oleracea cultivar TO1000 chromosome C2, BOL, whole genome shotgun sequence includes the following:
- the LOC106324621 gene encoding caffeic acid 3-O-methyltransferase-like, producing MVSLQAESIVNTVAFPMVLKAALELGVIDTIGAAGNGAWLSPYEIARSLPAKPTNPEAPVLLDRILRLLVSHSILKCRMIVSKENGQTGTMERVYATEPVCKHFLKDSDGSGSLVSLFMLFQSEVFFKTWTNLKDVIVEGRDAFSSAHGMKLFEYINFDGQFAKVFDRAMSEPSTMILKKVLDVYRGFEDVNTLVDVGGGSGTTLGLVTSKYPHIKGVEHVSGDMFMEVPKGDAIFMKWMILHDWTDELCIKLLKNCWKSLPENGKVIIVDLISPTEPKSGDFSNGKWNLFLFLLMSFLACNMVLWY from the exons ATGGTGAGCTTGCAAGCAGAGAGTATTGTCAACACCGTGGCTTTCCCCATGGTTCTCAAAGCAGCCTTGGAGCTTGGCGTCATTGACACGATCGGTGCAGCAGGCAACGGCGCGTGGCTCTCACCGTATGAGATAGCCCGTAGTCTCCCAGCCAAACCCACCAACCCGGAGGCGCCAGTGTTGCTTGACCGGATCCTGCGGTTACTCGTCAGCCACTCGATCTTGAAGTGTCGTATGATTGTAAGTAAAGAAAACGGTCAAACCGGAACGATGGAGAGGGTGTATGCAACCGAACCGGTTTGCAAGCATTTCTTGAAAGATAGTGACGGTTCTGGTTCTCTTGTTTCTCTATTTATGTTGTTCCAGAGTGAAGTGTTTTTCAAGACATG GACAAATCTTAAAGATGTGATAGTAGAAGGAAGAGATGCATTCAGCTCTGCCCACGGCATGAAACTTTTTGAATACATTAATTTTGATGGACAATTTGCTAAAGTGTTTGATCGTGCCATGTCAGAACCTTCCACCATGATTTTGAAAAAGGTTCTAGATGTTTACAGGGGATTTGAAGATGTTAACACTTTGGTGGATGTTGGAGGAGGGAGTGGCACTACATTAGGTCTAGTCACTTCCAAGTATCCTCATATCAAAG GAGTGGAGCATGTATCTGGAGACATGTTTATGGAAGTTCCCAAAGGAGATGCAATATTTATGAAA TGGATGATACTACATGATTGGACGGACGAACTTTGTATAAAGCTTCTAAAAAATTGTTGGAAGAGTCTACCGGAAAATGGAAAAGTGATCATTGTAGATTTGATTTCACCAACAGAACCAAAGAGTGGTGATTTTTCCAACGGAAAATGGAACTTATTTTTATTTTTGCTGATGAGTTTTCTTGCATGTAATATGGTTTTATGGTATTAG